The DNA segment ACAGCAATTAACTGTTATTGCTGCACCATATAAATTTAATGGAAAGAACGACGGTCGTATCGGAATCATCGGTCCGACCCGGATGAACTACGATTACGTGATGTCTACGATACAGTATATCGCGGACACGCTATCCAACATCTTTTCAGGAATTAATCTTTAGGAGGATTTAAAATGGCCCGTAACAAAGAGACGGACGTGAAGGATACGATTGCTGAAGAAGCGATTGAGGATATCATTCATGCGCAAGAAGAGGAAATTTTAGCAGAAGCCAAGGCGGAAGCTAAGGAAGATATCGGCAATGAAACGGCGATGTCTGAAGTGGTGAAGGAGATGGAGCAAAGGTTCTTAAGACTTTCTGCTGATTTCACCAACTACAAAAAAAGAAGCGAGAAGGAAAAGTCCGACATCTACAGAAATGCCAACGAGAAACTGATGGCAGAGCTTTTGCCGGTAATCGACAATTTTGAAAGGGCGCTTGATCATTCAGAGGAAAGTTCCAAAGAGGCGTTCGTTGACGGTGTCACGATGATTCTTAGAAACTTCATGGACGTACTTGCCAAAGAGGGCCTTAAGGAAGTAGAGGCTGAGGGAGCTCCATTCGATCCCAACAGCCATCACGCAGTGATTTCAGAAGCCTCGCAAGATCACGATAGCGATACGGTAATCGCTGTACTGCAAAAGGGATATAAACTTAACGACAAAGTCATCAGACCGGCTATGGTCAAAGTGGCTCAATAACAAATAAAATTCTAGGAGGAATCTATAATGGGTAAAGTAATTGGTATTGACTTAGGAACAACAAATTCATGTGTATCTGTACTTGAGGGTGGCGAACCGGTAGTAATCCCTAACGCAGAAGGTAACAGAACGACTCCATCAATCGTAGCTTTTGCTAAAAACGGCGAAAGACTTGTCGGTGAGACAGCTAAAAGACAAGCGATCACTAATCCGGAAAGAACAATCAGCTCGATCAAGCGTGAAATGGGTCATGACCACAAAATCGACATCGACGGTACGATCCATACACCACAGGATATCTCAGCGATGATCCTTACAAAACTTAAGCAAGATGCTGAAAGCTACCTTGGTGAGAAGGTTACAGAAGCTGTAATCACAGTTCCGGCATACTTCTCGGATTCACAAAGACAAGCGACTAAAGACGCTGGACGTATCGCTGGTCTTGAAGTTAAGCGTATCATAAACGAGCCTACCGCGGCATCGCTTTCTTACGGTCTTGACAAGACAGACCACCAACAAAAAATCATGGTTTACGATTTAGGTGGTGGTACGTTCGACGTATCGATTCTAGAGATCGGTGATGGCGTATTCGAAGTTCTTGCTACAAACGGCAACAACCACCTAGGTGGAGACGACTTTGATAAGATGTTGATCGACTTTTTGGCGGACTCATTCAAAAACGAACACAACGTAGACTTGAGAAACGATAAGATGAGTCTTCAAAGACTTAAGGAAGCTGCTGAAAAAGCGAAGAAAGAACTTTCTTCTACAAATATTACAAACGTGAACCTACCGTTCATCACAGCGACAGCAGAAGGTCCGCTTCATCTTAACATCGATGTGACACGCGCGAAATTCGAGAGCTTGACTGCCAACCTTGTCAAGTCGACAATGGATCCGATGAGAAAAGCACTTTCAGATGCGGGTCTTTCGTCAAGCGATCTTGACCAAGTTATCCTAGTAGGTGGTTCTACAAGAATTCCTGCGGTTCAAGCGGCTGTTAAGGAAATCACGGGTAAAGATCCGCACAAGGGTATCAATCCGGACGAGTGTGTGGCAGTAGGTGCTGCGATTCAAGCGGGTGTCTTGACTGGTGAAGTTAAAGACGTATTACTTCTTGATGTTACTCCACTTTCACTTGGTATTGAAACATTAGGTGGCGTATTCACAAAACTGATCGAAAGAAATACAACAATTCCTACTAAAAAGAGCCAGATTTTCTCAACTGCGGCTGATAACCAAACAGCGGTTGACGTTCACGTACTACAAGGTGAAAGATCGATGGCTTCAGACAATATCACTCTTGGTCGTTTCCAGCTTGACGGTATCCCGCCAGCAAGAAGAGGAGTGCCACAAGTTGAAGTTACTTTCGACATCGATGCCAACGGTATCGTTAACGTAAGTGCTAAAGACATGGGTACAGGCAAGGTTCAACATATCACAATCACAGCTTCTACAAACCTTTCTGACGATGAAATCAAGGCAAAAGTCGAAGAAGGCGAAAAATTCCGTGAGGAAGATGAGAAGCGTAAGAAACTGATCGATGTGAAAAACGAGTCTGAGTCTTTGATGTACGAAATCGAAAAATCACTGGATGAACTAAAAGAAGATGTTACAGAAGAAGAAAAAACTGCTGTAAATGAAAAAGTTGAAGCGCTTAAAAAGGCGATTGAAACAAATACGCTTGAAGCGATCGAAGAAGCGAAAAAACAACTTTCTGAAGCGTTCCAACCAATCGCACAAAAGGTGTATGCGAAAGCACAAGCTGAGCAAGGCGCTACTGGTCAAGGTCCTTCAGAAGGCGCAGCTCCTGCTGATGATGTAGTTGATGCCGACTATGAGGTTGTAGACGAAGACTAATCGTAGTATGATAATGAGAAACACCCCGTCATTAAACTTGGTGGGGTGTTTCAAAATGTTACCTCTTGGAAGAAAATTACTGACAATTTAGGAAAGGCGGAGTTTTTAGTGAGCAATAAAAAAGATTTTTATGAGGTGCTTGGTGTCGACCGTAGTGCGGACGATGCTACGCTAAAAAAAGCTTACAGAAAACTTGCGATGAAATATCACCCAGATAGAAATCCTGATAACGCTGAAGCAGAAGCGAAGTTCAAAGAAGCGAATGAAGCTTATGAAATTCTTTCAGATGCTAGTAAGAGACAACGGTATGATCAATTCGGGCATGCTGGTGTGGATCCAAGCTATGGCGGAGGCGGCGGCGGCCAGTACTCCGGATTTGGTGGATTCGATGGATTCGACGATATTTTAAGTGAGTTCTTTGGTGGCGGAGGCGGATTTGGCGGTCAGACACGTAACAGACCTACAAAAGGCCAAAACACAAAAGTTCAGCTCGATCTGACTTTTGAAGAAGCTGTTTTTGGAACAGACAAGGAAATTGAATACCTAAGAACGGAAGACTGTACTACTTGTAACGGTAAAGGCGCCGAACCAGGTACAAAGACGCACACTTGTTCAAAATGCGGTGGAGAAGGCGTGCTGAAGTTTAGACAGCGTTCTCTATTTGGTGAGCAGATCACAACGAGAGCTTGTGATCAGTGTAAAGGTACCGGAGAGACGTTCGAACAAGCCTGCCATACCTGCAAAGGTCATGGTATTGTAAAAAAACGTAAGAAAATGAAAGTGACGATACCTGCCGGAGTTGACGAGGGTCAGGTGATGACGCTTCAGCAAGAAGGCAATTTGGGTACAAAAGGTGGTCCAAGGGGTGACGTTTACGTTTATATGCGTGTTCAACCCCACAACATCTTCAAGCGTGAAGGTAACGACATCATCTGTGAAATGCCGATCACATTCATTCAGGCTGCACTTGGTGATGAGCTTATC comes from the Fusibacter sp. A1 genome and includes:
- the grpE gene encoding nucleotide exchange factor GrpE, giving the protein MARNKETDVKDTIAEEAIEDIIHAQEEEILAEAKAEAKEDIGNETAMSEVVKEMEQRFLRLSADFTNYKKRSEKEKSDIYRNANEKLMAELLPVIDNFERALDHSEESSKEAFVDGVTMILRNFMDVLAKEGLKEVEAEGAPFDPNSHHAVISEASQDHDSDTVIAVLQKGYKLNDKVIRPAMVKVAQ
- the dnaK gene encoding molecular chaperone DnaK, whose protein sequence is MGKVIGIDLGTTNSCVSVLEGGEPVVIPNAEGNRTTPSIVAFAKNGERLVGETAKRQAITNPERTISSIKREMGHDHKIDIDGTIHTPQDISAMILTKLKQDAESYLGEKVTEAVITVPAYFSDSQRQATKDAGRIAGLEVKRIINEPTAASLSYGLDKTDHQQKIMVYDLGGGTFDVSILEIGDGVFEVLATNGNNHLGGDDFDKMLIDFLADSFKNEHNVDLRNDKMSLQRLKEAAEKAKKELSSTNITNVNLPFITATAEGPLHLNIDVTRAKFESLTANLVKSTMDPMRKALSDAGLSSSDLDQVILVGGSTRIPAVQAAVKEITGKDPHKGINPDECVAVGAAIQAGVLTGEVKDVLLLDVTPLSLGIETLGGVFTKLIERNTTIPTKKSQIFSTAADNQTAVDVHVLQGERSMASDNITLGRFQLDGIPPARRGVPQVEVTFDIDANGIVNVSAKDMGTGKVQHITITASTNLSDDEIKAKVEEGEKFREEDEKRKKLIDVKNESESLMYEIEKSLDELKEDVTEEEKTAVNEKVEALKKAIETNTLEAIEEAKKQLSEAFQPIAQKVYAKAQAEQGATGQGPSEGAAPADDVVDADYEVVDED
- the dnaJ gene encoding molecular chaperone DnaJ, with product MSNKKDFYEVLGVDRSADDATLKKAYRKLAMKYHPDRNPDNAEAEAKFKEANEAYEILSDASKRQRYDQFGHAGVDPSYGGGGGGQYSGFGGFDGFDDILSEFFGGGGGFGGQTRNRPTKGQNTKVQLDLTFEEAVFGTDKEIEYLRTEDCTTCNGKGAEPGTKTHTCSKCGGEGVLKFRQRSLFGEQITTRACDQCKGTGETFEQACHTCKGHGIVKKRKKMKVTIPAGVDEGQVMTLQQEGNLGTKGGPRGDVYVYMRVQPHNIFKREGNDIICEMPITFIQAALGDELIVPTLDGKVKYPMKEGTQSGTVFRLKNKGVPVLNGYGRGDQYVKVTIETPTNLNDKQKKLLKEFGESIGQDAYSQQKGFFDKVKELFS